The sequence AATCCGACCGAACCTTCCGCCGAACCGTCCACGAGACGTTCTTCGAGGAGCTCTCGACGGTCCGGAACACCATCGGATCCGCACTCAAATACCAGGTCAAAACCGACGTCAACCTGGCGCGCACCCGCAATTACGACACCGCTCGCGAGGCCGCCCTCGACGGACCCAACATCCCCGTCGAGGTCTACGATGCCCTCGTGGAGACCGTCGAGGACAACATCGGGAAACTCCACCGGCACGCCGACCTCAAACGCCGCGGCCTGGGCGTCGATGACCTCCAGATGTGGGACCTCTACGCCCCCGTCGCGCCGGGCGAGTCCCCGGAGTTCGAGTACGAGGAGGCCCGCGAGCACGTCGTCGAGGCGGTCGCTCCGCTGGGGGAGGAGTACCAGCACCGCGTTTCGGAGGGACTCGACTCCCGGTGGGCAGACGTCTACGAGAATCGCGGCAAACGCTCGGGCGCGTACTCGGGCGGAACCTACGACACCCAGCCGTACATTTTGCTCAACTACCAGGACGACATCTCCTCGATGTTCACTCTCGCCCACGAACTGGGCCACTCGTTGCACTCCGAGCTCGCGAGCGAACACCAGCCCTACGTCGATGCGGACTACGAGATCTTCGTCGCCGAGGTCGCCTCGACGGTGAACGAGGCCCTTCTCACCGCCCACCTGCTCGACACCATCGAGGACCCCCACGTCCGAGAACACGTCCTCAACGAGTACCTCGAGCGGTTCCGATCGACGCTGTTCCGCCAGACCATGTTCGCCGACTTCGAACACCGCCTGCATGCCCTCGCGGAGGATGGCGAAGCGCTCACTCCAGACCGGATCGACGAGGTCTACGGGGATCGCAAGGCCACCTATTACGAACCCGCCGTCGTCGACGATCACATTCGCCGGGAATGGATGCGCGTGCCCCACTTCTTCTACGGGTACTACGTCTTCCAGTACAGCACGGGTATGTCGGCGGCGATCGCCATCGCCGACCGCATCCTGTCGGAGGGAGAATCTGCCGCCGCCGACTATCTCGACGCACTCAAACTCGGCGGGAGCGAGTACCCCCTCTCGGTGCTCGAGACTGCCGGCATCGACATGACGAGCCCCGATCCGATTCAGACGGCACTCGACGTCTACGACGAGCGCCTGGACGAGATGGACGATCTCCTCGCGGCGGACGAGACGACCGAGGACTAGTCGTCGCTGGGTTCGACGCCCAGATCGTCGACCCAGGGACAGAGCGGGTCGCTGGCGAAGGGGCTGCCGGTGACCGCGTACGCCCGCGACCGCGACCCGCCACAGAGCTCCCGGTACTCGCAGGTCGCACACGATCCGAGGAGTTCCTCGTCGTCGCGGATGCGCTCGAAGAGGGTGCTGTTGCGGTAGATGTCGACGAGGTCCCGATCGGTGACGTTACCGCCAGACTGCGGGAGGAACCCGGAGGGGTAGACCTCGCCCTCGTAACTCACGAAGACGAATCCCTCGCCCGCTCTGGTGGAGCCGACACGGACGCCCCGCCCCGATGCGTCGCGCTCCACCCGGTCGGCCACGCGCCGGTAATGCGGGGCCTCGACCGTGATGACCCGGTGTGTCGCGTCCTTCTGACGCCGGTAGAGCCACTCCATGAGCTCGTGGGACCGCTCGGGCGTGATCTGGGCGAGCTCCTCCCCGCGACCGACGGGCACGAGGAAGAACACCTCCCACATGGCCGCCCCCAGCTCTTCGACCAGATCGGCGATCCCCGGCATGTCGTCGACCGTGTTCGCGGTGACGGTGGTGTTGATCTGGATCCCGAGGCCGGCGTCGTTGGCCTGCCTGGCCGCTCGCATGATGGTGTCGAACGACCCCGATTCGCCCCGGAATTCGTCGTGAGCCTCGGGCGTGGCGCCGTCGAGGGAGAGCGCGATGCGTTTGACCCCCATGTCGGCGAATCGCTCGATGACCTCCCTCGTCAGGTTCTCGGTCGGGGCCGGCGTCGCGGCCGTGGCGATCCCCTGGTCGGTCGCGTAATCGATGAGTTCGTCGAGGTCGGGTCGCTTGAGCGGGTCGCCGCCCGAGATGACGAAAACGGGTGCTGGATGGCCGAACTGTGCCACCGAATCGATGAGGGCCTTGCCCTGCTCGGTGGAGAGTTCCGCCGGGTCGCGATCCGGTTCGGCCGACGCGCGGCAGTGATCGCACTCGAGATCGCAGGCCTGCGTGACTTCCCAGGTGACGATGAGCGGCGTCTCGCTGTAATCGCGACCGCCCGGGTGGCTTCCGGGATGGCCGCCAGGGTGATCCCCGTTGGGCATACCTAGATCGTGGCGACCGCGGCGTATAAATGGCCGCAGTCGACGGCCACGCGGCGGGACCGTCTGACGGCTGGCTGCCGATCGCCCGATCGTGATCCGAACTGACGTTCCAACACCCAAAGGAACTTCTTTGTCGGGATCATAGATTCGGACAGATGTCCCGCAGTCCTATTCTGCCGGACCGGCCGACGCTCGATCTCGATCCAGAGCTGACGCCGGAAGAGCGCCTGGCCGCACTGACGTCGCACTATCGGGACATTGTGGATGTCCAGCGCGAACTCGAGACGCAACTCGACCACATCGAGGAGCAACGCGAGAACCTCCGCGAACAGGTCGACCGCCTCCAGCGAGAGAACGAGACCCTGAAGACGGCGTCGCTGTATCTCGCGACCGTCGAGGACCTCTTCGACGACGGGGAGGCCGTCATCAAACAGCACGGTAACAACCAGGAAGTGCTTACCGAGGTCGGTCAGGAGATGTACGAGTCCCTCGGAATGGGCGACCGGGTCGCAATCAACGACTCCTTCGCCATTCAGGAGGTGCTCGACGACGAAACCGACGCCAGAGCCCAGGCGATGGAGGTCGATGCCTCGCCCGATATCACGTACGAAGACATCGGCGGCCTGGAGTCGGAGATGCGAGAGGTACAGGAAGCCGTCGAGGATCCCCTCAACCACCCCGAAAAGTTCGAGGCCGTGGGCGTCGATCCGCCGAGCGGCGTCCTCCTTCACGGGCCGCCGGGAACTGGCAAGACCATGCTCGCGAAGGCAGTCGCGAACCACACCGACGCGACCTTCATCAAGATGGCCGGCTCCGAACTCGTTCGAAAGTTCATCGGCGAGGGATCGCGACTCGTCCGGGATCTCTTCGAACTCGCCGAGCAGCGCGAACCGGCCATCATTTTCATCGACGAGATCGATGCGGTCGCCTCGAAGCGCACCGACTCGAAGACCTCGGGCGACGCCGAGGTCCAGCGCACGATGATGCAACTCCTCTCGGAGATGGACGGCTTCGACGAGCGCGGCGAGGTCCGGATCATGGCCGCGACGAACCGCTTCGACATGCTGGACCGGGCCATCCTCCGACCCGGCCGCTTCGATCGTCTCATCGAGGTCCCCGAACCCGACAACGAGGCCCGCGCCGAGATCCTTCGGATCCACACCGAGGAGATGACTCTCGCGGAGGAAATCGACTACGAGGCGCTCGCCAGGGAGACGGAGGGGCTGAACGGCGCCCAACTACAGAGTCTCACCACTGAGGCCGGCATGTTCGCCATTCGCGACGACCGAGCGACGGTCACCATGGACGACTTCAGATCGGCCCGCGAGAAGCTCATCGAGGACGCGAACTCGGACACTCCGGCGTACACCACCTATATCCATTGATTCCGCCGGGCGACCGTCGAACCGACACCGCTTTTCGCCGCTAGTCACTGTCAGCTAGCAATGAGTACGATACGGGTCGTCTGGGGCGCCGGACGCGGCCCCACCGAGACCGCCGCGTACGACGCCGCCCTGGCCGACGCGAACGTTCACGATTACAACCTGATTACCGTCTCGTCCGTCATTCCGGATGACGCCGTCGTCGAGGCCGTCGGCACCGCGCCGGACCTCGGACCCGTGGGCGACCGCCTGACGGTCGTGCAGGCACACGCCAGCGCAGCGGGCCCGCAGACCGTCTCCGCCGCGCTCGGGTGGGCGACCGGTCCCGGCCCCGGTCTCTTCTACGAGGCCGCCGGCGAGACCGAGACCTCGGACGTCGAAACGCGGGTGCGGGAGGGGCTTGCTGCCGGGGCGGACCTCCGGCAGTGGACGCTTACCGACCGGCAGGTCCGGAGCGAGAGCGTCACCGCCGATACCGGCGAATACGCGGCGGCCGCGGTCCTGGGCGTCTACGGCGAGAGCGAATCGATCTTCCATGACTGAAAGCGTTTTCCGTGGTCGGCGACTATATCAAACGAATGAACGCGAACACGCCCTACGTGGGACGACCCGACGAGGACACGACGGACGACGCCGTCGACCTGACGTCGGCCGAGCGCAGGACGCTCGAGGCGCGCGTCTCGAGTGTCGCCGCCCGGACCAGGACGTTTCTCCCCAACGAGTACGTCGTCGGATCGCGCGTCGGGGCAGCGAACGGTGGCGTTCGGGTGAGCGTCTCCGTCCGGCCCCCGGTCGGCAACCCCGTCAGCGCCGGGTTCGACCCGGACCCCGACGCCGAGGAGCTCATCTCCGATGAGGACGTCGACGAGGTGGCCCGTGGACTCGCTGCGAGCGCGGCCCTCCAGGTGAAACGGGCCGTGGGCGACGACATCTCGCAGACGGCGCAGTAACCGAAATCGGGAGTTTCACTGGATGCTACCGGACCTCGGCAGGTCCCCGGTGGGCGAGATGCCGAACAGCGCATACGCCGTCGGCACGACGGCGAGGACGGCGCCCAGCCGAACGCCGAGACCGATGGCGTGACCGAGCACCGCCGCGCTCATCACGCCGACGAGGAAGGAAAGTGGGATGGCGAGCAGAACGAGATCGAATCGGGTGAGCGTCGGCAGTCTGGCAGCCGATGCGATCCGTGATGCGTCTCGCGAGACCATGTATCTCACCTCAGTTGTCTCTAATACAATTCGAGACACATAAACGTATTTTCAGAACCCCGATATGGGGGATGTCAAGGCATCTCAGCGCATTCGGTTGGTCCGCGATCAGCGCGTCGCGGCGTCGATGGCCTGCGAGAGGTCCGCGACGATGTCGGCGGGATCCTCGATGCCGACCGAGAGGCGGAGCAGGTCGTCGGTCACGCCGCCCTCTTGTCGCTCCTCCTCGGTGAGCTGCTGGTGGGTGGTCGAGGCGGGGTGGATGACCAGCGTCTTCGCGTCCCCGACGTTGGCGAGGAGACTCGCGAGTTCGACTTCCTCGACGAGCCGTCTGCCGGCCTCGTAGCCGGCCTCCAGTCCGAAGGTGATCATCCCTCCGTATCCGCCATCGAGATACCGGGTCGCCGCCTCGTGGGTCTCGTGGCTCTCGAGGCCGGGGTAGTTCACCCAGGCGACCGCCTCGTGGTCATCGAGGTACTCCGCAACCCGCTGGGCGTTCTCCGCGTGCTTTTCCACCCGGAGGGGGAGCGTCTCCAGTTTCTGGAGTGTGACCCAGGCGTCGAACGGCGACTGGTGGTTGCCCAGGTCGCGAAGGCCCCGGGCGCGAGCGACCGTGGCGAACGCCGCGTCCCCGAACCGTTCCCGGAAGTCGACGCCGTGATAGGCCGGGTTCGCGCCAGCCACTTCGGGGTAGTCCGCGTCCTCCCAGGGGAAGGTGCCACCGTCGACGATGACGCCGCCGATCGTCGATCCGCTCCCGGTGATCCACTTCGTCGTCGAGTGCCAGACGATGTCGGCACCGTGGTCGATCGGGTTCGCTAGCGCGGGCGTCGCGAAGGTGTTGTCGACGACCAGCGGGACGTCGTGTTCGTGGGCCACGTCGGCGATGGCCTCGATGTCGGGAGTCACGAGCGCGGGGTTGCCGATGGTCTCCAGGTGGACGAAGGCGGTGTCCTCGTCGATGGCGTCGGCGTAGGCCTGTGGGTCCAGCGTGTCGACGAACCGCGCCTCGATCCCCCGCCTGCTGGCGGTGTGGGTGAGGTAGGTGTGGGTGCCCCCGTAGATGGAGGAGGCGGTGACCACGTTGTCGCCCGCCTCCGCGAGCACGAAGGTGATGGTGTCGAAGGCCGCCATGCCGCTGGCCGTCGCGACCGCCGCCGTGCCGCCCTCCAAAGTCGTGATGCGATCTTCGAGCATCTCGGTGGTCGGGTTGCTCAGCCGACTGTAGATGTGCCCCTCCTCTTCGAGGGCGAACAGGCTGGCCGCGTGTTCGGCGTCGTCGAAGACGTACGAAGAGGTCTGGTAGATCGGCGGGGCGCGCGATTTCGTTGCCGGATCGACTGGCTGGCCGGCGTGGACGCTCTCGGTCGCGAGTCCCCGCCGGTCGGGGTCCTGGTCGTCGTCTTCGGGCATGAACCGACAGTGTGGCTCCGAACAAATAACTATGACGGATTTACTAATTTTAGATAATGTCTGATAGTTATTCCATTACTGTACAGGAATCACTCCACATCGATACTGCAGTCGGCGAAAATTTTCGATCGGCCGTGTCACTTGCCCCAGAAGGGATCGCGCTTTCGCCGCGTTTCCAGATACTGCCCCAGCGCCTCGCGCTCGTCCGCCGGCAGATCCTCTTTAAGTTCCTGCTCGAGGACCTTGGCGTGTTTTTCGGGGAGATCCACCCACAGCACGTCCCCCTCGTCGATGTCTCGGCCGACCGTGGGTCCGTCGATGGAGGCCGCGAGTTGCTCGCCGGCGCGTGCCTCGTCCACGTCCTCGCCCTGGTCCTGAAGCCCCTTGAGTACGCCCACGCGCGTGAAATTATTGTCGTCGGTGAAGTACCCCACCGGGACGTTGCGCCTGAGCGTTCCCGAGGAGATCTCGACCCCGACCACCGCGGGATCGCTCTGTCGGAAGGTGTGGTCTTTGAGGATCTGGAAGCGCGCGGGGCGGATGACGTTCTCGAAGACGGCTTCGCGCTGAGCCGTCTCGATGGCCTCGACGTGGGCCTCGTACTCCTCGATGAGCTGGTAGATGACATCGCTCCGGAAGATCTCGACGTCGTTCTGTTCGGCGCGCTCGGCGGCGTCACCGAGCATCTCCACGTTGAATCCGAGGATGGCGCGGAAGGTCTCGTCGTCGACCGTGGTGGCGACGCTCACGTCCCTGGGGGCCACGTCGCCGACCTCGGCTCGCATGACGGGGATTTCGACCTCCTCGAGGGAGTTGACCAGCGCCTCCAGGCTGCCGAGGGTGTCGGCTTTGACGACCACGCCGTCCTCGTCGGTCTCGACGGCCACTTCGGCCATTTCGGCCGTGACCGCCTCGATGACGTCCTGGGTGTCGCGGTCCCGGACGACCTGCACCGGCGCGCCTGCCATGGCGTCCTCGAGATCGGGTGCTGCGATCTTGATCCCGGATGCGGCGGCGATGGAGTCGACCTGATCGAACCGTTTTTCCGTGCGGATCTCGCTGAGTTCCCGTGGCTTGAGCAGCGCCCTGACCGTGGTCACGATCGGCTCGTTTTTCGCGCCCACGACGATCGTGTCGTCCTCGGCGACGGTCCCGTCGTAGAGGATGACGTCGAGGGTAGTCCCGAAGCCCTGCTCCTCTTTGACCTCGAGGACCGTGCCGGCGCCCGGCCCGGTCACGTCGACTTCCATCTCCTCTTTCATGTACCGCTGGGAGAGGCCCATGAGCACCGTCAGGACGTCGGGGACGCCCTCGCCCGTTTCGGCTGAGACCGGGATGACACCGATGTTGGCGCGGAAGTTCTGCACGCGCCAGTAGAGGTCCGAGGAAAAGCCCGCGTCGGAGAGTTCGCCGATGATTTCGTAGAGTTTGTCGTCCAGATCGCCCCGTACCCGGTCGGATTGCTCTTCGTACGTCGGCCTGATCGGCGAGTCGGGGTTCGGGTTCCAGCCCGGGATGGTGTCGACCTTGTTCGCCGCCACGACGAACGGCGTCTGGCTGTCCTGGAGGATGGAGACCGCCTCTTTGGTCTGGGGCTGGAAGCCGTCGTTGACGTCGACGACGAGGATGGCGATGTCCGCGAGCGCGCCACCGCGGGCGCGCAGCGTGGTGAAGGCGTGGTGGCCCGGGGTGTCGATGAACAGGAGGCCCGGCAGATCGAACTCCGTCGGGTCGATGAGACTGCCGGCGACCTCGGAGACGACGTCAAGGGGAACGGCGGTCGCGCCGATGTGCTGGGTGATGGCGCCCGCCTCGCCCTCGATGACGGTCGAGCCGCGAATCTTGTCGAGGAGACTCGTCTTGCCGTGGTCGACGTGACCGAGGACGGCCACGATCGGTGTCCGAAGGTCCGATTGGGTGGGAGATGAGGCGTCAGACATGGTATGGCGGGAAGAACTGTGGGTATTCGAACACGCGGCGGCGGGGAATTTAGTTCCATCGCCATACGCGAGGCCGACCGTAGGGAGGCCTCGGAAAGGCGAGCGGAGAGGGACGACCCGCGAGAAGCGAGGCCGACCGTAGGGAGGCCTCGGAAAGGCGAGCGGAGAAGAATGAACCGCCAGCCCCGAACTAACCGATCGCCGGCCGCCCGCGGACTTTATGTATATCGACCGCAACATCACACCATATGGCCGACATACTCGCCGAGAACCTCTCCGGAAAGGCCGTGATGGGCTCCGACGGCACGGAGCTCGGCCGACTGTACAACATCTCGATGGACATCAAGAGCGGTAAACTCCACGACCTTCTCGTCGAACCCTTAGAGGAGTCGGAGGTCCAACTCGACTTCCCGGTCGACGACGAGGGCCGGTTCCGCGTCCCTGTGGGCCGCGTTCAGGCGGTCAAAGACTACATCGTCGTCGAACGGTAAATGTACGTCCTCGACACGTCGGCGTTCATTCACGAGTTCGAGACGGACGAACCCGTCGCGACGATACCGGCCGTCCGCGACGAACTCGACGACGCCCAGGCCTACCGCTACGACGCGATGGAAGGGGCGGGCATGCACATCCAGATCCCCGACGAGAACACCCTCCAGACCGTCCGCCAAGCCGCCAAACGGACCGGCGACGCAACGGTCCTCTCGGAAACCGACGTCAGGCTCCTCGCCGCGGCCGTCGAACTCGACGCCGTGCTCGTGACCGACGATTACGCGATGCAAAACGCCGCGGACGACCTCGACGTCGACGTGGAAGTCATCGCCCAGGAGGGAATCGACGAGCACCGCGACTGGCGGTACCAGTGTCAGGGGTGTGGCCGCGAGTTCGACGAACACCGCGAGCGCTGTCCCATCTGTGGCAGCCAACTCACCAGAAAGAACCCCAGCTAGTCCAGACACTCGATCCCGTACTCGATCAGCTGACGGACGATCTCCTCCTCGGTCGTGTCGTACTCACGCGCGAGCGCGACGACTTTTCGACCCAGGTCGTCGTCGCAGACGACCGTCACCTGTCGCTCCATGGCAGGCGATACGACCCCGGACACCGTAAACCTACGTCAGACGACTGTCATAACATCCCCGTCGTGATGGCCACGTAGGCGAGACCAAACTGGATCGCGTCGTAAGTGCCGTGAACCAGGGCCGCTACGACCACGTTGTCCGTCCGCTCGTAGACGATCCCCAGCACGAGTGAGATGGTGAACAGTTTTACGAGCGTCGCGAAGATCGCCGCCGACCCGCCGGTCGCGTACGCCGGCAGGTGGATGGCCGTGAATACGAGCGTCCCCACCATGACCGCCGACCGCCGTGAGAAACTGTCGTAGAGGTACTTCTGGACGATGTTTCGCGAGAGTAACTCCTCGCCGGGACCGATGGCCAGCCACGAGAGCGGGATGAACCAGAGGAGGATGGCGGGGCGACCCTGGGCCGCCTCGATGAGTGCGTGTTCCGTCGAGGGGATGCCGAGCCACGAACTGAGATAGCCCACGACGGCGAGGATCGCAAACATGCCGATGACGCCGCCGACGACGAACACCCACCCCCGACGGGTTGGCCAGCGGACGTCGAGGAATTCGAGGCCGAGCCCTCGCAGACGGAGAAACGCGACCGCGACCAGCCCCAGGCCCACGCTGAACAGGACGGTGGTGAGGCCGTGTTCGATCACGATTCCGTCGGCCGGGACCACCGAGAGCCCGACGATGGCAACCAGGTACCCGACGAACAGGCCGGCCACGCCGATACCGAGCGCGGCGAGGGAGCCGATCGCCTTTTGTACGAACGCCCGACGTCCGATCCCAAGCCAGTCTGCGTACGCGATGCCCACGCCGAGGACGCCGAGGAGGAACGCTGCCGGGAGACCCCCTCCGACGGAGACCGATTCGCCGGTGCCGACGGGGTACAGGAGTGCAGCCGACGCGGCGACGGCGAGCCCACCGCTCCCGAGGCCGGCCAGTGCAGCGAGTCGACGGTCATCGATGCCGTGGCGACGCGCCGCGAACGCGGCCATCGCGAGGAGTGCGACCACCAGTCCCGGCACGTTTCCCACGCTGGCGGCGGCGAAGGTGTCGGTCCACTCGGCGAACGTGGTCGCGACGCCGAGCCCCGCGACGACGAACCCCACGGTCGGAACGAAACGACCCATGGATCGACGAACGGGAGCCGCCCTAAAAGCGTCTGGTTTTTCGGAATCTCACTCGACGACGAGTCGGTCCGACGCCTGGGCTGACTCGCCACGGAGCAGCTGCCGGGCCCGTTCTTTGCCCCATTCGACGGCTGGCTGTGTGAACGTCTCGACATCGTAGAGTTCCCCGGCAAGGATGCAGGCGGCCTCCATCTCGAAGAGCAGCGCCCCGAGGGATTCGCTATTCACGCGCTCGATTTCGACGGTGACGGTGGGCTGGCCCGACTTCGCCAGACTGGCTTCGGTCGCCTCGAACTCGGCGTCGAGCAGCTCCCGAAGCGAGTTGCCGCCGAGGTAGTCTAACCCGTCGAGGTCGGCGTTCGGAATCGGGTGGTCGGGACCGGTGGTCGGCCGGAGGAGGGTCACGACCTTGTCGAGTGGGCCCGCCCGGTACAGCTGTAACTGGGAGTGCTGGTCGGTCGCGCCGAGCGCGCGGACCGGCGTCTGTCCCAGGCCGTCCTTTCCGAGGCTCTCCGCCCAGAGTTGTGCGAACCACTCCGCGAACGGT is a genomic window of Halanaeroarchaeum sulfurireducens containing:
- the pepF gene encoding oligoendopeptidase F, with product MSGVPERAEIDEQYTWDLEAIYETEEEWEEDFEFVQDHLPDLADYEGRLTSDGETLLSALELRDSVMRTLDTVSAYARMRSDEDTRDQHYQALSARAQTLASEASSAASFFGPEIQAEDEETIEAMIESTPGLETYEHYLEDVLRRKSHTRSAEVEQVLSEMGEVLGAPSDIYSMLTNADLTFPTVEKPDGTEVELSQSNVTVLLKESDRTFRRTVHETFFEELSTVRNTIGSALKYQVKTDVNLARTRNYDTAREAALDGPNIPVEVYDALVETVEDNIGKLHRHADLKRRGLGVDDLQMWDLYAPVAPGESPEFEYEEAREHVVEAVAPLGEEYQHRVSEGLDSRWADVYENRGKRSGAYSGGTYDTQPYILLNYQDDISSMFTLAHELGHSLHSELASEHQPYVDADYEIFVAEVASTVNEALLTAHLLDTIEDPHVREHVLNEYLERFRSTLFRQTMFADFEHRLHALAEDGEALTPDRIDEVYGDRKATYYEPAVVDDHIRREWMRVPHFFYGYYVFQYSTGMSAAIAIADRILSEGESAAADYLDALKLGGSEYPLSVLETAGIDMTSPDPIQTALDVYDERLDEMDDLLAADETTED
- a CDS encoding DUF5811 family protein — its product is MNANTPYVGRPDEDTTDDAVDLTSAERRTLEARVSSVAARTRTFLPNEYVVGSRVGAANGGVRVSVSVRPPVGNPVSAGFDPDPDAEELISDEDVDEVARGLAASAALQVKRAVGDDISQTAQ
- a CDS encoding pyruvoyl-dependent arginine decarboxylase — protein: MSTIRVVWGAGRGPTETAAYDAALADANVHDYNLITVSSVIPDDAVVEAVGTAPDLGPVGDRLTVVQAHASAAGPQTVSAALGWATGPGPGLFYEAAGETETSDVETRVREGLAAGADLRQWTLTDRQVRSESVTADTGEYAAAAVLGVYGESESIFHD
- a CDS encoding O-acetylhomoserine aminocarboxypropyltransferase/cysteine synthase family protein, with protein sequence MPEDDDQDPDRRGLATESVHAGQPVDPATKSRAPPIYQTSSYVFDDAEHAASLFALEEEGHIYSRLSNPTTEMLEDRITTLEGGTAAVATASGMAAFDTITFVLAEAGDNVVTASSIYGGTHTYLTHTASRRGIEARFVDTLDPQAYADAIDEDTAFVHLETIGNPALVTPDIEAIADVAHEHDVPLVVDNTFATPALANPIDHGADIVWHSTTKWITGSGSTIGGVIVDGGTFPWEDADYPEVAGANPAYHGVDFRERFGDAAFATVARARGLRDLGNHQSPFDAWVTLQKLETLPLRVEKHAENAQRVAEYLDDHEAVAWVNYPGLESHETHEAATRYLDGGYGGMITFGLEAGYEAGRRLVEEVELASLLANVGDAKTLVIHPASTTHQQLTEEERQEGGVTDDLLRLSVGIEDPADIVADLSQAIDAATR
- a CDS encoding NOB1 family endonuclease, producing the protein MYVLDTSAFIHEFETDEPVATIPAVRDELDDAQAYRYDAMEGAGMHIQIPDENTLQTVRQAAKRTGDATVLSETDVRLLAAAVELDAVLVTDDYAMQNAADDLDVDVEVIAQEGIDEHRDWRYQCQGCGREFDEHRERCPICGSQLTRKNPS
- a CDS encoding PRC-barrel domain-containing protein, translating into MADILAENLSGKAVMGSDGTELGRLYNISMDIKSGKLHDLLVEPLEESEVQLDFPVDDEGRFRVPVGRVQAVKDYIVVER
- a CDS encoding radical SAM protein, with product MPNGDHPGGHPGSHPGGRDYSETPLIVTWEVTQACDLECDHCRASAEPDRDPAELSTEQGKALIDSVAQFGHPAPVFVISGGDPLKRPDLDELIDYATDQGIATAATPAPTENLTREVIERFADMGVKRIALSLDGATPEAHDEFRGESGSFDTIMRAARQANDAGLGIQINTTVTANTVDDMPGIADLVEELGAAMWEVFFLVPVGRGEELAQITPERSHELMEWLYRRQKDATHRVITVEAPHYRRVADRVERDASGRGVRVGSTRAGEGFVFVSYEGEVYPSGFLPQSGGNVTDRDLVDIYRNSTLFERIRDDEELLGSCATCEYRELCGGSRSRAYAVTGSPFASDPLCPWVDDLGVEPSDD
- a CDS encoding CPBP family intramembrane glutamic endopeptidase, producing MGRFVPTVGFVVAGLGVATTFAEWTDTFAAASVGNVPGLVVALLAMAAFAARRHGIDDRRLAALAGLGSGGLAVAASAALLYPVGTGESVSVGGGLPAAFLLGVLGVGIAYADWLGIGRRAFVQKAIGSLAALGIGVAGLFVGYLVAIVGLSVVPADGIVIEHGLTTVLFSVGLGLVAVAFLRLRGLGLEFLDVRWPTRRGWVFVVGGVIGMFAILAVVGYLSSWLGIPSTEHALIEAAQGRPAILLWFIPLSWLAIGPGEELLSRNIVQKYLYDSFSRRSAVMVGTLVFTAIHLPAYATGGSAAIFATLVKLFTISLVLGIVYERTDNVVVAALVHGTYDAIQFGLAYVAITTGML
- the pan2 gene encoding proteasome-activating nucleotidase Pan2; its protein translation is MSRSPILPDRPTLDLDPELTPEERLAALTSHYRDIVDVQRELETQLDHIEEQRENLREQVDRLQRENETLKTASLYLATVEDLFDDGEAVIKQHGNNQEVLTEVGQEMYESLGMGDRVAINDSFAIQEVLDDETDARAQAMEVDASPDITYEDIGGLESEMREVQEAVEDPLNHPEKFEAVGVDPPSGVLLHGPPGTGKTMLAKAVANHTDATFIKMAGSELVRKFIGEGSRLVRDLFELAEQREPAIIFIDEIDAVASKRTDSKTSGDAEVQRTMMQLLSEMDGFDERGEVRIMAATNRFDMLDRAILRPGRFDRLIEVPEPDNEARAEILRIHTEEMTLAEEIDYEALARETEGLNGAQLQSLTTEAGMFAIRDDRATVTMDDFRSAREKLIEDANSDTPAYTTYIH
- the infB gene encoding translation initiation factor IF-2; protein product: MSDASSPTQSDLRTPIVAVLGHVDHGKTSLLDKIRGSTVIEGEAGAITQHIGATAVPLDVVSEVAGSLIDPTEFDLPGLLFIDTPGHHAFTTLRARGGALADIAILVVDVNDGFQPQTKEAVSILQDSQTPFVVAANKVDTIPGWNPNPDSPIRPTYEEQSDRVRGDLDDKLYEIIGELSDAGFSSDLYWRVQNFRANIGVIPVSAETGEGVPDVLTVLMGLSQRYMKEEMEVDVTGPGAGTVLEVKEEQGFGTTLDVILYDGTVAEDDTIVVGAKNEPIVTTVRALLKPRELSEIRTEKRFDQVDSIAAASGIKIAAPDLEDAMAGAPVQVVRDRDTQDVIEAVTAEMAEVAVETDEDGVVVKADTLGSLEALVNSLEEVEIPVMRAEVGDVAPRDVSVATTVDDETFRAILGFNVEMLGDAAERAEQNDVEIFRSDVIYQLIEEYEAHVEAIETAQREAVFENVIRPARFQILKDHTFRQSDPAVVGVEISSGTLRRNVPVGYFTDDNNFTRVGVLKGLQDQGEDVDEARAGEQLAASIDGPTVGRDIDEGDVLWVDLPEKHAKVLEQELKEDLPADEREALGQYLETRRKRDPFWGK